A single region of the Carassius gibelio isolate Cgi1373 ecotype wild population from Czech Republic chromosome A14, carGib1.2-hapl.c, whole genome shotgun sequence genome encodes:
- the LOC128026872 gene encoding E3 ubiquitin-protein ligase RLIM-like — MEAQDNADQSETQRRRQLDRLDREEAFYQFVNNLSEEDYRLMRDNNLLGTPGEITADELSSRLRQVKDGPESPSNGSTEERSELPAATEIEGTEENPSGESLLDWLNTVRQTGNTTRSGNRGNQSWRAVSQTNPNSGDFRFSLEINVNRNIAEQQTQTERLEGGQERPDVPVSEPESLMETAEVVEEPVVEELAVIVEPELPVPITLSQNMEVIAPSPPTSPPPASPPVEQPRRGQIRARSRSPEQRRTRARTTRGRSPLNLERLDGLPPTQHGLPSHSPEILPEPQVEGSSRTRQLFLSRPSTVETESQEPEAAPELPGALQEREASAGEAGASGRRPPTIMLDLQVRRVRPGEYRQRDSIANRTRSRSQTSNNTLLYETERGGFRRTFSRSERAGVRTYVSTIRIPIRRISDTGLGEATSMALQSMIRQIMTGFGELSYFMDSDYPDSNREDSPAADLADGLGNPDASTGAAAGEPDSYLPGNGGSNQSGVEARTEEREVDGGGSGSNSPRENRGRQRAPINLDETGSLPFLRLAHFFLLNEEDDDQPRGLTKEQIDNLSMRNFGESDAFKTCSVCITEYAEGNKLRKLPCSHEYHVHCIDRWLSENSTCPICRRAVLVSTNRESVV; from the exons ATGGAGGCTCAGGATAATGCAGATCAGTCTGAAACACAGCGCAGAAGACAGCTGGACCGTTTGGACCGAGAAGAGGCCTTCTACCAGTTCGTCAACAATCTCAGCGAGGAAGACTATCGGCTCATGAGAGACAACAACCTGCTTGGCACACCTG GTGAAATTACGGCAGATGAACTGTCAAGTCGCCTTCGGCAGGTCAAGGACGGCCCTGAGTCGCCTAGTAATGGCTCCACTGAGGAGAGAAGTGAATTGCCTGCTG CGACAGAGATTGAGGGCACTGAAGAAAACCCCAGTGGGGAGAGCCTTCTTGACTGGCTCAACACCGTACGACAGACGGGGAATACAACGAGGAGCGGTAACAGGGGTAACCAGTCATGGCGGGCCGTGAGCCAAACCAATCCCAACAGCGGTGATTTCCGTTTCAGTTTGGAGATAAATGTCAATCGCAACATAGCTGAGCAGCAAACGCAGACAGAAAGGCTGGAAGGTGGCCAGGAAAGACCAGATGTCCCTGTGTCTGAGCCGGAGAGTCTCATGGAGACGGCAGAGGTGGTTGAGGAACCAGTGGTGGAGGAGCTTGCGGTTATAGTAGAGCCAGAGCTACCAGTTCCTATCACCCTGTCTCAAAATATGGAAGTAATTGCACCAAGTCCACCAACTTCACCTCCCCCAGCCTCGCCCCCAGTAGAGCAACCACGCAGGGGTCAAATTAGGGCTCGCAGTAGAAGTCCAGAGCAGCGACGAACAAGGGCTCGCACCACAAGAGGTCGCTCGCCGCTCAACCTCGAAAGATTGGACGGACTTCCGCCTACTCAGCACGGCCTGCCTTCTCACAGTCCTGAGATCCTTCCAGAGCCCCAGGTCGAGGGAAGCTCAAGGACTCGCCAGTTGTTTTTGTCTAGACCGAGCACTGTAGAAACGGAAAGTCAAGAACCGGAAGCCGCTCCCGAGTTACCCGGAGCACTGCAGGAGAGAGAGGCATCTGCTGGAGAAGCAGGAGCCTCAGGACGTCGTCCTCCAACCATAATGCTGGATTTACAGGTGCGCAGGGTGCGTCCCGGAGAGTACCGTCAGAGAGACAGCATCGCTAACCGAACCAGGTCTCGTTCGCAGACCTCCAACAACACTTTACTGTACGAGACTGAGCGCGGGGGTTTCCGCCGGACCTTCTCCCGCTCGGAGCGGGCAGGAGTGAGAACGTACGTCAGCACTATCCGCATTCCCATTCGCAGGATCTCAGACACTGGACTCGGGGAAGCCACATCTATGGCTCTACAGTCTATGATTCGGCAGATCATGACTGGCTTCGGTGAACTTAGCTACTTTATGGACTCGGACTATCCAGACTCGAACCGTGAAGACAGCCCAGCGGCAGACCTCGCTGATGGACTGGGTAACCCTGATGCTTCCACCGGAGCCGCTGCAGGGGAACCCGACTCCTACCTTCCCGGGAATGGAGGCTCTAACCAGAGTGGTGTAGAGGCACGGACAGAGGAGAGGGAAGTGGATGGTGGAGGATCTGGTTCTAACAGTCCTCGAGAGAACCGAGGCAGACAACGGGCGCCCATTAACCTGGATGAAACTGGATCTCTGCCCTTTCTGCGACTCGCGCACTTCTTCTTGCTCAACGAGGAAGACGACGACCAGCCCAGAGGTCTCACCAAAGAGCAGATCGACAACCTGTCCATGCGAAACTTTGGCGAAAGCGATGCATTCAAAACCTGCAGCGTCTGCATCACGGAGTACGCCGAAGGCAACAAGTTACGGAAGCTGCCCTGCTCTCACGAATACCACGTGCACTGTATCGACCGCTGGCTTTCAGAGAACTCGACCTGCCCTATTTGCCGCAGGGCGGTTCTGGTTTCCACCAACCGCGAGAGTGTCGTCTAG